Proteins encoded within one genomic window of Sulfurovum sp. XGS-02:
- a CDS encoding tetratricopeptide repeat protein, producing MFKRIIVVSVLFLSVLSVSQSETLKVLCSDNNSTACYEHGLPMVTGDNAKVQDIKEEGLSYIRKACTLGEERACDIMGDNYYKDTNYGAAIPYLEKSCLRGIKSACEAMGTIYRDGHDVRPDDVRSREFYEKACELKSGDACFNVAIIYRGGFGVEKNRTQEKAFYKKGCDAGLKAGCDRYAELDNEDKGIETGIWATIKGWFQ from the coding sequence ATGTTCAAGCGTATCATAGTAGTCAGTGTACTTTTCTTATCCGTACTCTCAGTATCACAAAGTGAAACGTTAAAAGTTTTATGCAGTGATAATAATTCAACTGCATGTTATGAGCATGGGCTCCCTATGGTCACCGGTGACAATGCGAAAGTTCAGGATATCAAAGAAGAGGGGTTGAGTTATATACGTAAAGCCTGTACGCTTGGAGAAGAGAGAGCGTGTGATATTATGGGTGATAACTACTACAAGGATACCAATTACGGTGCAGCGATACCCTATCTTGAAAAATCATGTCTCAGGGGTATAAAGTCTGCATGTGAGGCGATGGGGACGATCTATCGTGATGGTCATGACGTAAGACCTGATGATGTCAGATCAAGAGAGTTTTATGAAAAGGCATGTGAACTCAAAAGCGGTGATGCCTGCTTTAATGTGGCTATCATCTATCGTGGCGGTTTTGGTGTCGAAAAAAACAGAACACAAGAAAAAGCGTTCTACAAAAAAGGTTGTGATGCCGGATTGAAAGCCGGGTGTGACCGATATGCCGAGTTAGATAATGAAGACAAAGGTATAGAAACCGGTATTTGGGCTACGATAAAAGGCTGGTTTCAATAA
- the ccoO gene encoding cytochrome-c oxidase, cbb3-type subunit II, which produces MFFHWLEKNPFFFASGISIVIAFAGLIEIVPNFAKAARPVVDLKPRTVLELAGKNVYIKDNCMSCHSQLIRPFKSETDRYGDYSLSGEYAFDRPFLWGSKRTGPDLHRVGNYRTTDWHENHMLNPAEIVPGSIMPAYKHQFTNLADIETAYAEAVTVKNAFHTPYGPEFKGTRAAWEAHKPKVLADAKAIADDMKNKDVKEAVARGEVPEIVALIAYLNSLK; this is translated from the coding sequence ATGTTTTTTCATTGGTTAGAAAAAAATCCATTCTTCTTCGCTTCGGGGATCTCGATCGTTATTGCATTTGCAGGACTTATTGAGATCGTACCGAATTTTGCGAAGGCGGCAAGACCGGTAGTAGACCTTAAACCTCGTACTGTCCTCGAGCTTGCAGGTAAAAATGTCTATATTAAAGACAACTGTATGTCATGTCACTCACAGCTTATCCGTCCATTTAAATCTGAGACGGACCGTTATGGGGATTATTCACTTTCAGGTGAGTATGCATTTGACAGACCATTCCTTTGGGGTTCTAAAAGAACTGGTCCGGACCTTCACCGTGTAGGAAACTACAGAACAACAGATTGGCATGAAAACCATATGTTGAATCCTGCTGAGATTGTACCTGGGTCTATTATGCCGGCATATAAACACCAGTTCACGAACCTGGCTGATATTGAAACTGCCTATGCTGAAGCGGTAACGGTTAAAAATGCATTTCACACACCATACGGCCCTGAGTTTAAAGGAACCAGAGCTGCATGGGAAGCACATAAACCGAAAGTTCTTGCAGACGCAAAAGCAATTGCAGATGATATGAAAAACAAAGACGTTAAAGAAGCAGTTGCGAGAGGTGAAGTACCTGAAATCGTAGCACTGATTGCTTACCTTAACAGTTTGAAATAG
- a CDS encoding c-type cytochrome: protein MNALMIKALAFAAVLIIATIAVVTSLDIDIFADSVNAITMGGAIAVATITASVAVKYVNQMKTDTAAGPLAEDNWDGIGEYENELPSGWAYSFLAVFLWSMWYGLIGYPVNAYSQIGEYNEDVLAYNAKFEAIHKNADEATLKEMGESIFLVQCQQCHGVTGDGLSGKAQDFTARMSKEQVLDVIKNGQNQLGYPMGAMPAGMAQGADAEAIAEYVAGGMKGEQPAAFAACGSCHGMDGKGNNGMSPNLVSYDAALMNHVVQNGKKGMIGKMPSFKTLITPVQEKALTVYIQSLSN, encoded by the coding sequence ATGAATGCATTAATGATAAAAGCATTGGCATTTGCAGCGGTGTTGATCATCGCAACGATCGCTGTTGTAACGAGTCTGGATATTGATATCTTTGCAGACTCTGTAAATGCGATAACAATGGGGGGAGCAATTGCAGTTGCGACGATCACAGCATCGGTTGCGGTTAAATATGTGAATCAGATGAAAACGGATACAGCAGCTGGTCCGCTTGCAGAGGATAACTGGGACGGTATCGGAGAGTATGAGAATGAACTACCATCAGGTTGGGCATATTCATTCTTGGCAGTTTTTCTTTGGTCAATGTGGTATGGTCTTATAGGGTATCCTGTAAATGCCTATAGCCAGATCGGTGAGTACAATGAAGATGTACTGGCATATAATGCAAAGTTTGAAGCTATACACAAAAATGCGGATGAAGCAACACTAAAAGAGATGGGTGAGTCTATCTTTTTGGTACAGTGTCAGCAGTGTCACGGTGTGACAGGAGATGGTCTTTCAGGTAAAGCACAAGATTTTACAGCCAGAATGAGCAAAGAGCAAGTATTGGATGTGATCAAGAATGGTCAAAACCAATTAGGGTATCCTATGGGTGCAATGCCTGCAGGTATGGCACAAGGTGCAGATGCTGAAGCGATCGCTGAGTATGTTGCCGGTGGTATGAAAGGTGAACAGCCTGCAGCATTCGCAGCGTGTGGTTCTTGTCACGGAATGGATGGTAAAGGAAACAATGGTATGTCACCAAACCTTGTATCTTACGATGCTGCATTGATGAACCATGTAGTTCAAAACGGTAAGAAGGGTATGATCGGTAAAATGCCGTCATTTAAGACACTTATTACACCAGTACAAGAGAAAGCTTTGACTGTATATATTCAGTCATTGTCAAACTAA
- a CDS encoding RecB-like helicase — MSFKPFLAYSASAGSGKTFALSVRYISLLFMGESPSSILAATFTNKAAAEMRQRVVDSLRALADESNEAFTGAICLQTGLSREALLQKQPEVLARFLASSSYIVTLDSFFSSVLRSASLEIGLEPDFVTKEEGEDALEKHFLDEVQAEGLLSSLVKLSIDIEDKRFMKIFDLMQNFYKVDPLLPSLEESAPSLGRQEEACEALRIKMIKALTDADAAARCMNQFDTKSIKALFGKSLFEKETLGEHSWFTKVANDEIEELYALLKKELRLWSQVKEAIVLHNLFKIYDYYKNATIINAKSSGVLSFDDLTYFTYRLLHESLSKEFLYFKIDSKFKHILLDEFQDTSTLQFLLLKPLIDEIFSGHGQSEFKSFFYVGDTKQSLYRFRGGVEELFDKVAEHYGVTIEQMDTNYRSSRNVVEQVNRWFEPSMEGYVPQKSKPGASEGYVEVLESEALIDEAVGQAKRLLSLGVDVNEIAFLVSTNKDGVSLQEACLGAGIDTLLQTSSSLKNLPKIAALVAMVEYLFYGEKIDAEAMVLKVGKRVEDLETSWFSAFMSPLQVLDRLVRVFGYFDEDMNILKLLEFSSHFSDIPTFIEEFRTSSISVAANTTHGAKIMTIHGSKGLEFEYVILLDKLTRKNSDKSALVYHYNDQLTIDKILYRIKGRENFDNVYKRIMEARKVSEQKDRKNILYVALTRAVEGLIVLRKPKDSIFDEIDMAPLSVGELQVVSRDESEKCVPEKVKALSITNYGTQEVLSAEEEEEKDYEAILFGTALHYTLEMLGSFDEKSLGAAMLSLKNRYGQQLADPSMEQIEMRIKNLIGYQAFQQILDGAKVRKEQSLSFEGELKQIDLLLEYEDHCLVIDYKSSKKYALKHEKQVRYYQKAIGKITGKRTEGMIIYLLEEEIDIKILN, encoded by the coding sequence ATGAGTTTCAAACCTTTTTTAGCCTACTCCGCTTCAGCAGGGTCGGGTAAAACATTTGCCCTCTCCGTACGGTATATTTCACTGCTTTTCATGGGAGAATCCCCCAGCTCTATTTTGGCAGCCACGTTTACCAACAAAGCAGCAGCAGAGATGCGCCAAAGGGTAGTCGATTCTCTGCGTGCTTTGGCCGATGAAAGCAATGAAGCGTTCACGGGTGCGATCTGTCTGCAGACTGGACTCTCACGTGAAGCTCTGTTACAAAAACAGCCTGAGGTCTTGGCACGTTTTTTGGCCAGCAGTTCCTACATTGTCACACTGGATAGTTTTTTCTCTTCCGTCTTACGTTCAGCCTCTCTGGAGATAGGACTTGAACCGGACTTTGTCACCAAAGAAGAGGGTGAAGATGCACTGGAAAAACATTTCCTCGATGAGGTACAGGCCGAAGGACTGCTCTCTTCTCTTGTAAAGCTATCCATCGATATCGAAGACAAACGTTTTATGAAGATCTTTGATCTGATGCAGAACTTTTATAAGGTGGATCCTTTACTCCCTAGTCTGGAAGAGAGTGCTCCCTCTTTGGGCAGACAGGAAGAGGCCTGTGAAGCATTGAGAATCAAGATGATCAAAGCACTGACAGATGCTGATGCTGCAGCACGCTGTATGAATCAGTTTGACACCAAGAGTATCAAAGCGTTGTTTGGTAAATCTCTTTTTGAAAAAGAGACATTGGGAGAACATTCATGGTTCACAAAAGTGGCCAATGATGAGATAGAAGAGCTCTATGCCCTTCTCAAAAAAGAGTTACGTCTTTGGTCACAGGTGAAAGAAGCGATCGTATTACACAATCTCTTCAAGATATACGACTACTATAAAAATGCGACGATCATCAATGCAAAGTCTTCGGGTGTGCTGAGTTTTGATGATCTGACCTATTTTACCTACAGACTCCTGCACGAGAGTCTCAGCAAAGAGTTTTTGTATTTCAAAATAGACTCGAAGTTCAAACATATCCTGCTCGATGAGTTCCAGGATACCTCTACGCTACAGTTTCTACTGCTCAAGCCGCTGATAGATGAGATATTTTCAGGGCATGGACAGAGCGAATTCAAGAGCTTCTTCTATGTGGGAGATACCAAACAGTCGCTGTACCGTTTTCGAGGTGGCGTAGAAGAGCTGTTCGATAAAGTCGCTGAACACTATGGCGTGACCATAGAACAGATGGATACCAACTACAGAAGTTCCAGAAATGTTGTAGAGCAGGTCAACCGATGGTTTGAACCGTCGATGGAGGGCTATGTACCCCAAAAGAGTAAACCTGGGGCCTCTGAAGGGTACGTGGAGGTCCTTGAGTCCGAAGCACTGATAGATGAAGCTGTAGGACAGGCAAAAAGACTCTTATCGCTAGGGGTTGATGTCAATGAGATCGCCTTTTTGGTCAGTACGAACAAAGACGGTGTGAGTCTGCAGGAAGCCTGTCTGGGTGCAGGCATCGATACCCTTTTACAGACTTCCAGTTCACTCAAAAACCTTCCTAAAATAGCCGCACTGGTTGCCATGGTGGAGTATCTGTTCTACGGAGAGAAGATAGACGCAGAGGCAATGGTACTGAAAGTAGGTAAAAGAGTCGAAGATCTGGAAACCTCCTGGTTCTCCGCATTTATGAGCCCTCTGCAGGTGCTAGACAGACTGGTAAGGGTGTTCGGGTATTTTGATGAAGATATGAATATTTTGAAACTTTTGGAATTTTCATCACACTTCTCTGACATACCGACGTTTATAGAGGAGTTTCGCACCTCTTCCATCTCTGTGGCGGCAAATACGACGCATGGTGCCAAGATCATGACGATCCACGGATCCAAGGGACTTGAGTTCGAGTATGTCATACTGCTCGATAAACTCACCCGTAAAAACAGTGATAAGTCAGCACTGGTCTACCATTACAATGATCAGCTCACTATCGATAAGATACTCTACAGGATCAAAGGCAGGGAGAATTTTGATAACGTATATAAACGTATCATGGAGGCACGTAAAGTCTCAGAGCAAAAAGACAGAAAAAATATACTTTATGTAGCTTTAACCCGTGCCGTAGAGGGGCTGATTGTGCTTAGAAAACCCAAAGACTCTATTTTTGATGAGATCGATATGGCACCGCTGTCTGTAGGCGAGCTTCAAGTGGTCTCTAGGGATGAGAGTGAAAAGTGTGTACCTGAGAAAGTGAAAGCATTATCTATCACCAATTACGGTACACAAGAGGTGCTCTCTGCTGAGGAGGAAGAGGAGAAAGACTATGAGGCTATCTTGTTCGGTACAGCGTTGCATTATACCTTGGAGATGTTAGGCTCCTTTGATGAAAAGAGTCTGGGAGCAGCTATGCTCTCATTAAAAAATCGTTACGGACAGCAGTTGGCTGATCCAAGTATGGAACAGATAGAGATGCGTATCAAGAATTTGATAGGTTATCAAGCATTCCAACAGATACTCGATGGGGCCAAAGTCAGAAAAGAGCAGTCTCTTAGTTTTGAGGGTGAATTGAAACAGATAGACCTCTTGCTGGAGTATGAGGATCACTGTTTGGTGATAGACTATAAAAGTTCAAAAAAGTATGCATTGAAACATGAAAAACAGGTGAGATATTATCAAAAGGCCATAGGGAAGATCACGGGGAAACGAACAGAGGGGATGATCATTTACTTGCTAGAGGAAGAAATTGATATAAAAATCTTAAATTAA
- a CDS encoding FixH family protein: MAKNSGKTYWPHMILGFLVLGITLSYWTVKSASSIPVQESNQYMLKYQMADMNINQIMEKRKAFDTAYAIHLLDVETMVMTDNVNSNRPQPNPVKLSQGMNAFTYDVVTKEGTSVSDANVTFLLTRPHSRSEDQLFKNIPYVNGKYRVTDVNITKAGRYTLQLRAEVGDTMGYSEVSAYLKP, translated from the coding sequence ATGGCAAAAAATAGCGGAAAAACATACTGGCCGCACATGATACTCGGCTTTCTTGTGCTTGGGATCACGTTAAGTTACTGGACGGTAAAGTCAGCATCGTCCATACCGGTGCAAGAGTCCAACCAGTATATGCTCAAATACCAAATGGCTGATATGAATATCAACCAGATCATGGAGAAAAGAAAAGCATTTGATACAGCATATGCAATTCATCTATTGGATGTGGAAACGATGGTGATGACAGATAATGTGAACAGTAACCGTCCTCAACCAAACCCCGTGAAATTATCACAGGGGATGAATGCATTCACTTATGATGTGGTGACCAAAGAGGGGACCAGCGTATCAGATGCAAATGTCACCTTTTTGCTGACACGGCCTCACAGCAGGAGTGAAGATCAACTTTTCAAAAATATTCCTTATGTGAACGGAAAATACCGGGTAACAGATGTGAATATCACCAAAGCGGGAAGGTACACCCTGCAGCTTAGAGCAGAAGTCGGTGATACGATGGGTTACTCGGAAGTATCCGCTTACCTTAAACCATAA
- the rpsI gene encoding 30S ribosomal protein S9, with protein sequence MATIYATGKRKAAIAKVWLTPGNGEMLINGKTLDQWLGGHETLKMKVRLPLEATKQLESMNIKATTLGGGYAAQADALKHGITKALVAYEPSFRGILKPMGLLTRDSRVVERKKPGKKKARRSPQFSKR encoded by the coding sequence ATGGCAACAATATACGCAACAGGAAAAAGAAAAGCAGCGATCGCAAAAGTCTGGTTGACTCCAGGTAACGGTGAAATGCTTATCAACGGTAAAACACTTGACCAATGGTTAGGTGGACATGAAACACTTAAGATGAAAGTAAGACTTCCACTTGAAGCAACAAAACAACTTGAGTCTATGAACATCAAAGCAACGACACTTGGTGGTGGTTATGCTGCTCAAGCGGATGCACTTAAGCATGGTATCACTAAAGCACTTGTAGCTTACGAACCATCTTTCAGAGGGATCCTTAAACCAATGGGACTTCTTACTAGAGACTCAAGAGTGGTTGAAAGAAAGAAACCAGGAAAGAAAAAAGCGAGAAGATCTCCTCAGTTCTCAAAAAGATAG
- the rplM gene encoding 50S ribosomal protein L13 has product MKLTSVLKPSEVQRDWVLIDAEGKTFGRILTDVAAILRGKHKPSFTPNVDCGDYVVIINAEKAKFSGVKLQEKEYFTHSGYFGSTKSKKLDDMLENHTEKLYKLAVRGMLPKTTLGRTMLKKLKVYAGAEHPHTAQINKGA; this is encoded by the coding sequence ATGAAATTGACATCAGTTCTTAAACCTTCTGAAGTACAACGTGACTGGGTTTTGATCGATGCAGAAGGTAAAACTTTCGGTCGTATCTTAACTGACGTAGCGGCAATTCTTAGAGGTAAACATAAGCCATCATTTACACCAAATGTAGATTGTGGTGACTACGTAGTTATCATCAATGCTGAAAAAGCAAAGTTCTCAGGGGTTAAACTTCAAGAGAAAGAGTACTTTACTCATAGTGGTTACTTCGGTTCTACTAAAAGTAAAAAACTTGATGATATGTTAGAAAACCATACAGAGAAACTTTACAAGCTTGCTGTTAGAGGTATGCTTCCAAAGACAACTCTTGGTAGAACAATGCTGAAAAAGCTTAAAGTATATGCAGGTGCTGAACACCCACACACTGCTCAAATTAATAAGGGAGCGTAA
- the ccoN gene encoding cytochrome-c oxidase, cbb3-type subunit I has translation MQSNAALEYDYSLAKKFTFLTILFGFLGMLIGTIIAAQMAFPELNYLLGEYGTFSRLRPLHTNTVVFGFTVSAIFATWFYIGQRVLKVSMAESKFLMVVGNIQFWLYFVGALLATISLLLGISSGKEYAQYEWWADLVVVVIWVLWGLGIMGLIGIRREKALYISIWYFLACFLGIAMLYLFNNMSIPTYFATEGLGAITHSVSMYSGTNDALVQWWYGHNAVAFGFTVPIVGMIYYFLPKESGQAIYSYKLSLLSFWGLMFVYLWAGSHHLLWSTVPDWMQTMGSAFSVVLILPSWGSAINMLLTMKGEWNQLTDNPLIKFMVLASTFYMLSTIEGPIQAIKSVNAIAHFTDWIPGHVHDGVLGWVTFMIMASLFHMAPRMFKREIYSRKLMETQFWLQTTAVVLYFTSMWIAGITQGMMWRAVDEYGNLMYSFIDTVNVLHPYYTIRALAGVMYLIGFIMFAYNMYKTMTSAKEITEEPQFRTPMA, from the coding sequence ATGCAATCAAATGCAGCATTGGAATATGATTATTCATTAGCAAAAAAGTTTACCTTTTTAACTATTTTGTTTGGATTTTTAGGAATGTTGATCGGTACGATTATTGCCGCACAAATGGCATTTCCTGAATTAAACTATCTATTGGGAGAGTATGGGACATTCTCAAGACTCAGACCACTTCATACAAATACGGTTGTATTTGGATTTACGGTTTCGGCAATCTTTGCTACTTGGTTTTATATAGGGCAAAGAGTCCTTAAAGTATCTATGGCAGAATCGAAGTTTTTGATGGTGGTCGGAAACATTCAATTTTGGCTTTATTTTGTAGGAGCACTTTTAGCGACGATATCTTTGCTATTGGGTATTTCTTCTGGTAAAGAGTATGCTCAGTATGAGTGGTGGGCTGATCTTGTTGTAGTAGTCATTTGGGTACTTTGGGGCCTTGGTATCATGGGTCTTATAGGGATCAGAAGAGAGAAAGCACTCTATATCTCTATATGGTATTTTCTTGCATGTTTCCTTGGTATTGCCATGTTGTATCTTTTCAACAATATGTCGATCCCTACTTATTTCGCAACGGAAGGGCTTGGTGCTATCACACACTCGGTATCTATGTATTCAGGTACAAATGATGCACTAGTACAATGGTGGTATGGACACAATGCGGTTGCATTTGGATTTACTGTACCTATCGTTGGTATGATCTACTACTTCCTGCCAAAAGAGTCTGGACAGGCTATCTATTCTTATAAGCTCTCTTTACTCTCTTTCTGGGGATTGATGTTCGTTTACCTATGGGCAGGTTCTCACCACCTTTTATGGTCAACAGTTCCAGATTGGATGCAAACAATGGGTTCTGCGTTCTCAGTGGTACTAATTTTGCCATCATGGGGTTCAGCAATCAACATGCTCCTTACGATGAAAGGTGAGTGGAATCAGTTAACAGACAATCCATTGATCAAATTCATGGTGCTTGCATCTACATTCTATATGTTATCAACGATCGAAGGTCCTATCCAAGCGATCAAATCAGTGAATGCCATTGCACACTTTACTGACTGGATCCCTGGACATGTACATGATGGTGTACTTGGTTGGGTAACATTTATGATCATGGCTTCATTGTTCCATATGGCTCCGCGTATGTTCAAAAGAGAGATCTACTCTAGAAAACTTATGGAGACACAGTTCTGGCTTCAGACAACAGCGGTCGTGCTTTACTTTACATCTATGTGGATCGCAGGTATTACACAAGGTATGATGTGGAGAGCAGTAGATGAGTATGGTAACTTGATGTATTCTTTCATAGATACGGTCAATGTACTTCACCCTTACTACACGATCAGAGCACTAGCAGGTGTAATGTACCTTATTGGTTTCATTATGTTCGCTTACAATATGTATAAAACGATGACTTCTGCTAAAGAGATTACAGAAGAACCACAGTTTAGAACACCTATGGCATAA
- a CDS encoding cytochrome c oxidase, cbb3-type, CcoQ subunit, translating into MDIRDLQGYASFFMTIFLVVMLYGYIIHLYRSEKKGERDYEKYGNIALDDEVTSTPVEDKPASQREYKEENK; encoded by the coding sequence ATGGACATCAGGGATCTTCAAGGCTATGCCAGTTTCTTTATGACCATTTTTTTGGTAGTGATGCTGTATGGGTATATTATACACCTGTACAGAAGTGAAAAAAAAGGTGAGCGTGATTATGAAAAATACGGGAATATTGCACTTGATGATGAAGTCACAAGTACACCCGTAGAAGATAAACCCGCATCACAAAGAGAATATAAGGAGGAGAATAAATGA
- a CDS encoding PD-(D/E)XK nuclease family protein: MNQLHIYPTSRALRTVSAAQKEQEGFLPALMRMDEFEQRAILLEDKVQIDPLQRILLLREAASFQAFEALNLNLELVRFFTKSDALFKFFEELAAEQISFETLAEADAYAEFETHLGILEQLFENYRGLLEAQGFTDKALIPHAYRLNEGFLQAYESIEIHLEGYLSRFELELIENISKRTQLIIHYTTSPFNVKMQERFEALGMSLENDVTVSFDLTERKILSTRPNKAKINANVFAVEERQEQIAVAFVEIEKMVRSGIPPEEIVLILPDEDFKEHFTLYDTHNNLNFAMGYDYSNGRIYKSLEALYSYWQNFDSEHRALLERYGFDLETVEKLSSSKRCNTEAFFSAIDGLGLLECPLLESEPKEKMNERVYEKYLHFLKIFAKEELSLKEWLFFWLKALSKITIDDVRGGLVTVMGVLETRGVHFEGVVIVDFNEGIVPAASSKDQFLNSSVRAFANLPTKHDREALQKQYYKRLLEQAKEVAILYSTSDNKLPSKFLYELGLKGAVPAQVQTSLLYDQPTQFVEEKDPVVEHFNAQEIVWSASRLKTYLECKRKYYYRYIQKIEAKREEELNEGAFLHLLLDHLYREKERYETQEEMQKNIDILLDQLLTFDDSQTAYKKLLWKEKLKGFVTSQIEHFKADWSVVEREVEVQGEIGGLRFKGRIDRIDQNATDTLVLDYKSGSTKEANKTKNLENLTDLQMSIYHQMLMGKYQNITLAFVKILEGGNIEEITALEEKNALLAQHIIELKQTDSFKAEKCEDLQKCKYCEFTLMCERGEYL, encoded by the coding sequence ATGAATCAACTCCATATTTATCCCACATCAAGAGCATTAAGGACAGTCAGTGCTGCACAGAAAGAACAAGAGGGTTTTCTCCCCGCACTCATGCGCATGGATGAGTTTGAACAGCGCGCTATTCTGTTAGAAGACAAAGTACAGATAGACCCGCTTCAGCGTATTCTTCTTTTACGTGAAGCAGCCTCTTTTCAAGCCTTTGAAGCGTTGAACCTCAATCTTGAACTGGTGAGGTTCTTTACCAAGAGTGATGCACTGTTTAAATTCTTTGAAGAGTTGGCTGCCGAACAGATAAGCTTTGAGACGTTGGCAGAGGCTGATGCCTATGCAGAGTTCGAGACACATCTTGGTATCCTGGAACAGCTTTTTGAGAACTATAGAGGACTGCTTGAGGCGCAGGGTTTTACCGACAAAGCATTAATCCCCCATGCCTACAGACTCAATGAGGGATTTTTACAAGCGTATGAAAGTATAGAGATACATTTGGAAGGGTACTTGAGTCGCTTTGAACTGGAGCTGATAGAAAACATATCCAAGAGAACACAGCTTATCATACACTATACGACCAGTCCGTTCAATGTGAAGATGCAGGAGCGTTTTGAAGCACTGGGGATGAGCTTGGAAAATGATGTAACTGTGAGTTTTGACCTGACAGAGAGAAAAATACTTTCGACCAGGCCCAATAAGGCAAAGATCAATGCAAATGTCTTCGCTGTGGAAGAACGACAGGAACAGATCGCTGTGGCATTTGTAGAGATAGAAAAGATGGTACGTTCGGGCATTCCTCCCGAAGAGATCGTGCTGATCCTGCCTGATGAGGATTTCAAAGAGCATTTTACGCTTTATGACACCCATAATAACCTGAACTTTGCGATGGGGTATGACTACTCCAACGGCCGTATCTACAAATCGCTTGAAGCACTCTATAGCTATTGGCAGAACTTTGACAGTGAGCACAGAGCGCTGTTGGAACGTTATGGGTTTGATCTGGAAACGGTAGAGAAACTCTCTTCTTCAAAACGCTGCAATACAGAAGCGTTTTTCAGTGCGATAGATGGTCTTGGACTATTGGAGTGCCCACTGCTTGAAAGTGAACCAAAAGAGAAGATGAATGAACGTGTCTATGAAAAGTATCTGCATTTTCTGAAGATATTTGCAAAAGAGGAGCTGAGTTTAAAGGAGTGGCTCTTTTTTTGGCTCAAAGCACTCTCCAAGATCACGATCGATGATGTGAGGGGCGGGCTGGTCACGGTTATGGGTGTGCTGGAGACCAGAGGCGTACATTTTGAAGGTGTGGTCATCGTTGATTTTAATGAAGGCATTGTCCCTGCTGCTTCTAGCAAAGACCAGTTTCTTAACTCCTCGGTACGTGCCTTTGCCAACCTCCCTACTAAACATGACCGGGAAGCTTTGCAGAAGCAGTATTATAAACGCTTACTGGAACAGGCCAAAGAGGTAGCGATACTCTACAGTACCAGTGACAATAAACTCCCCTCAAAATTCCTTTATGAACTGGGACTTAAAGGTGCAGTACCGGCCCAGGTACAAACTTCGCTGCTTTATGACCAGCCTACACAGTTTGTCGAAGAGAAAGATCCGGTCGTAGAGCATTTTAATGCACAGGAGATTGTATGGTCGGCATCAAGACTGAAAACCTATCTGGAGTGTAAGCGAAAGTACTACTATAGGTATATACAAAAGATAGAAGCAAAGAGAGAAGAGGAGCTGAATGAGGGGGCATTCTTGCATCTGCTCTTGGACCATCTCTATAGAGAAAAAGAGCGTTACGAGACCCAAGAAGAGATGCAAAAAAACATTGATATTCTCTTAGATCAGCTGCTTACTTTTGATGATTCTCAAACAGCCTATAAAAAACTGCTTTGGAAAGAGAAATTAAAAGGGTTCGTCACTTCACAAATAGAGCATTTCAAGGCTGACTGGAGCGTCGTGGAAAGAGAAGTGGAAGTGCAGGGAGAGATAGGAGGGCTTCGTTTCAAAGGACGCATAGACCGTATAGACCAGAATGCCACGGATACACTTGTACTTGACTATAAAAGCGGATCCACCAAAGAGGCCAACAAAACTAAGAACCTGGAGAATCTCACAGATCTGCAGATGAGCATCTACCATCAAATGCTAATGGGGAAATACCAAAACATCACTCTGGCATTTGTCAAGATACTCGAGGGGGGTAACATAGAGGAGATCACTGCACTGGAAGAGAAAAATGCACTCTTGGCACAACACATCATAGAGCTGAAGCAAACAGACTCCTTTAAGGCTGAAAAGTGTGAGGATCTACAAAAATGCAAGTACTGCGAATTTACATTGATGTGCGAAAGAGGAGAGTATCTATGA
- a CDS encoding DUF4006 family protein, whose protein sequence is MAENTKRSLFGLHGIFGVLISIVGLLAILITLMLMVVVVQRHAAVKPYDPTAIRDINNVKMIDVENKQYSFIDAEKKDK, encoded by the coding sequence ATGGCAGAAAATACAAAACGAAGTTTATTTGGACTACATGGAATATTCGGGGTTTTGATCTCGATCGTAGGTTTACTTGCAATTCTGATTACATTGATGCTCATGGTGGTCGTTGTACAAAGACATGCAGCGGTAAAGCCTTATGATCCGACAGCGATCAGAGACATAAATAACGTTAAAATGATTGATGTAGAGAATAAGCAGTATTCATTTATAGATGCAGAGAAAAAGGATAAATAA